In Cryptomeria japonica chromosome 10, Sugi_1.0, whole genome shotgun sequence, a genomic segment contains:
- the LOC131054423 gene encoding cold-responsive protein kinase 1, translated as MMQKGQKKGEIEGATELRGPENFDFKALKKATNNFDQANKLGEGGFGEVFKGTLKTGKVVAVKKLTLGRSAFATSEFESEVKLISNVHHRNLVRLLGCCRQGQERLLIYEYMPNSSLDRILYGKNKKLLSWKERFNIILGTARGLAYLHEEFHVCIIHRDIKSSNILLDDNFQAKIADFGLARLLPNDKSHISTRFAGTLGYTAPEYATRGKLTEKVDTYSFGVVVLEIVSGRKCIDLKQPPHMQYLLQWVWSLYEDNKVLEVVESGNQMEGYSEEEVMRVINLALQCIQASVSHRPSMSEVVTILLSNDEIDFQKPLQPALVDGESLAYGTPSYQSNATITGTLSAR; from the exons ATGATGCAAAAAGGGCAGaaaaaag GGGAAATTGAAGGAGCAACGGAACTGCGCGGACCTGAAAATTTTGACTTCAAGGCACTGAAAAAGGCGACTAACAATTTCGATCAAGCAAATAAACTCGGAGAAGGAGGGTTTGGTGAAGTATTTAAG GGTACGTTGAAAACTGGCAAAGTTGTGGCGGTGAAAAAACTGACATTAGGTCGTTCTGCTTTCGCAACTTCTGAATTCGAAAGCGAAGTGAAACTCATTTCTAATGTTCATCACAGAAATCTTGTGCGTTTACTTGGATGTTGCAGACAAGGACAGGAAAGACTGCTGATTTATGAGTACATGCCGAATAGCAGTCTTGACAGAATATTATATG gaaaaaacaaaaaacttttgAGTTGGAAGGAAAGGTTCAACATTATCCTGGGCACTGCTCGTGGTCTGGCTTATCTACATGAGGAATTCCATGTTTGTATCATCCATCGTGATATTAAATCCAGCAATATATTACTTGACGACAACTTTCAGGCAAAAATAGCAGATTTTGGTCTGGCAAGACTTCTTCCAAATGATAAAAGTCATATTAGCACAAGATTTGCAGGAACCTT AGGATACACGGCTCCTGAATACGCTACCCGTGGGAAATTAACAGAGAAAGTTGACACCTATAGCTTTGGTGTCGTTGTTCTTGAAATTGTCAGTGGTAGAAAATGCATTGACTTGAAGCAACCACCTCATATGCAATATCTGCTTCAATGG GTTTGGAGCCTATACGAAGATAACAAGGTTTTAGAAGTGGTGGAAAGTGGAAACCAGATGGAAGGGTATAGTGAGGAAGAGGTGATGAGGGTGATAAACCTTGCGCTTCAATGCATACAAGCCTCTGTCAGTCATAGGCCATCAATGTCTGAGGTCGTGACAATACTGTTAAGTAATGATGAGATTGATTTTCAAAAACCTTTGCAACCAGCCCTCGTAGATGGAGAAAGTTTGGCTTATGGCACACCTTCATATCAATCCAATGCAACGATTACGGGAACCCTTAGTGCTCGTTAG